The genomic segment aaaaaggtatgacactgtcactggggcagtacccttctggtcactgtggtggtaccctcacgggtacgtctcagtacctttactcatggaacataactgtaccgtaatccactgaaatgatattttttaagATGTGTTGGCTCCACACCCCCTGTCTCACATCCAGGCTTTTTATCCAATGGTCCTCTTTTAAAaatttagtttataaaaagatctaaatatctacttttccactgggaaatacTTAtataaggtacacaattggaccttaaaaccactgctgtacctttgagggaccGTTTACACtctttgtaccttgatgaacgaatcatgtacctccatggtacctttatttctaacagtgcagaggggtcctgccccagtgacagtttgctAACTTTATTTCTGTGCATGCAGTGTAACAACCAAGTCCTCCTGAAATACTGACCCTCATAGTTGACGCAGCCATTCTCATCCTCCTGGCCTGCCATGACGGCATCGACCTCAGCCTCTGACATTTTCTCACCtgtcaatcatttatttagagCAAATGAGCCACATCCAAAATCATATCCTAATGCACTGTACATCACATAGCAGGTACTTATTGTTAATGTATTGGGGGCACACTGAGACTAAGGGTGATGCCCCCATTTTTATCACAATAGTGACAATAAAAATGTTACACAGTCTTATTTCATCTGAAAGGACCTTGGTTAACAGGACTGTGTTCAATAAGAGAAGACAAAAGGCAAAGTGAAATGTGGAGTTATTTTGCTGTActatttaaacttaatttttttccattctgtAAGATAAGATTGTGCACTCAATACAACTTTTCATCACGTTTGAATTATAACAAAATATTTCCTATTTTTTAGAAACAAACTTACAAATTgatccaaaacggtaactttacaggagaaggaaaaaatctactttacttttaatgtaagtcaatggaaccagaattattcacaagtcattttgggccatttctttaagtccatttatcatgaaatgtacacacaatgtaaaggacaacaggtacttttaatttatgtcaaaaactgaaaaaggtgGAGATATGacacaaaagtggagatacaaggtttccttccgacagcagcgaaatgtgGTGTTGATTAAAAATCAATgtcattttcactttatttaaatTAGCTGTGAACCAGAAGTAACTGATATAAAATTGCACAGTGTTATTTTTGTATAACCTTTAAGGAAacactggtaacactttatttgaatacTACCTACATAGGGACTACATAACACAGGCATAAGCACTGAACACCAGATGAAGCAATATTTGAGTATTTATTCCCAGCTTATATTAGGAACTGCAAGATGACGCAAGATGTTCcatgaagtaaatgacattgcTTTGACATAAAGGACCTTCAACTAAAGTGAGGgacatttgttcatttataacactgttatgaagcatcattttcatatttctacATGAGTTAAAGTACAAAACCCTTTtgtcaataaaatgtcattttcttcGGCTTATGGTATCTTGTGATTACTGGCATGAGCCGTTCATAAAGACTCaaatattgctttataaattcgttattcaatgcttatgcatgtgttatgatgTTTTTATGTAAGTAGCATTCAAATCAAGCGTTACCGAAGCTCGTTAGTGACTCTGAttcaataaaaacttttttaaatgtttttaaactgaACTCTAAAACTGATTTATATTCAAAAGAGCAATTTGTTAGAGGGGTTTTTGTGGTGGTGTCGTGTCCAGGCACTCACCCAGCGTTGAGAGGACAATACGCAGCTCAGCGCCCATCACTGTGCCGTTGCCCTCCTTGTCGAAGACGCGCAGACCCTCAACGTAGTCCTCGAAGGTCCCCTTGTTTGGCTTGTTGACCAAATACTGCAGCATGGGCAGGAATTGCTCAAACTCCACCCTCTTGTTGGCCATCTCTGTGGGGAGGAAGGAGGGCGGCAGGGATCAGAGGTGAGGAAGTGGGGCTGATTGTAGATCGTGCAGTGATGTGAGTTTATATACTTGTATAACTTGCACACGAGTGAGACATTAAATATTACAGAGAAGGACTTGGCAACCGTGAGGCAAAGCTGACGTTAAAGCAATGACTGGACCAAAGATCTAATTCACACAGTTTCCCACTTAGCCAAAATGTAGTCGATTAGCATATTAGACGTCTGAAATTTACGTCATTTGCACTGGAGCCGTGAGGTTAATGTAGCCAGTAATGAAACAAGCCAGCAAATGATGAAAGTTAATAGCCACCAGTTCATCTGATGCTAATCGCAACTTCAAAATCACCTCAAATCAGGTTGAGTGATTAAACAGACCtgcttatgtgatttctgactGTGTGCGGCAAACCTAACATCTATAGAAACAGACAGGGGCATTCAGGCTATCGAGCCAACAACTAATGAAGGCTGATAGCAGCCAATTAGCGCTGTGCTAACCAGATTCCTAATCACACATTTGTCTtgacattttgtcattttggggTGTTTCTTTGGGTCCAtccgtcatgaaatttacacacaatgtagaggacagcaggcattttcaaatgatattaaaaaaaggaacttaaaaactgaaaaacgtcaaaagtggagatacgaggttttcatcCTAAGGCAGGGAAATGGGATATTGATTAAATACCAATGTCATTTTCAATTGACTTCAATTAGATGTGAACAAGCGGTAACTGATATAAAATTGCACCGTGTTATTGCTCTATACCTTTTAAGCAAACATTGGTATCACTTCATTTGAAGGCCACCTACATAGGGACTActtaacacatgcataagcactgaacAACAGACTTTAATAAGCAATATTTGAGTTATGTTCTATGAAGTAAATCAGACATGATGGACCTCAAATTAAAGTgatgtattctgtttataacaCAGCATCCTTTTCATCTATTTGCaggtctgtttgagattatttaatcGCTCAGCCTGGTGATTATGAAACTGGAGGGTCTGTTATTGTTAGCTAAGCTAGCTTTCTGGAAGGAAGATGTGAACCACATCTCGACTAATCAACTAAAGTGAAACCGTCAACTGTGCAAAACTGTCACTCGACCGGCTGCAGTTTTGGTAGCTCTTCAGTAGATGTTAACTTTATGGATTCCACAGAAAAACAAGCTAAACGCATTTGAGTCCCAGCCGAGTTACAGAGCCACCGGGTCATACCTTCAGGGCTGGGGTTGCCCAGGATCAGATTGACTTCCTTGTTGGTGGGGTTCTGTCCCAGTGCGCGGCAGATGTCGGCGATCTGGTTGTAGGCGACCTTGTTGTCACCCACTCTGTCGAAAAGGCCAAAGGCTTCCTTGTAATCTGAGGTAATGAAAAGGGAGAGATACTTTAGGCTGTGCTGGGTGTTTTTTTGGGGATGCTTTGCTttcttttaacatttacattgttttatagTTAGAGGAAATAAGACAACctacttagaaaatgtgtgtttacgTCATTTAATAAGCCCTTAACAAACCATGGGCCCAAGCCtttattacacacctctataaGCTGAGAACAGCTCAGTTACTGAAGAATGAgcctttgtatgaaataaacctggaatgTTAACGGGTCAGTACTTTGGGTGTGTTTCTCAGCTTCACTTTCATCAAAAGAGTTTGCTTTGCCTCAGTAAATGTTTGACAGGTTTCTTTTATGGACTGTTGTTAACCCCTTTCTGCAGGCCTCCTAGTGGACAGTCCATTGGCAGCACTGAAATCAACTTATCTGATTTTATTCAtgtcaattaattaattaataacattaatgttCACATTAATTAGtgttaaatcattttattaagttttaTTAATGTAAGCAACTAAAATTGTTTCCTTcaaaatctaattaaaatgtcaaatgcttgtttaaaaactcagttttaacttgaaatatatttaaaagcaaagctgaactgaactgagtttttttttttttttggcaactGCGTAGACGTGGTTGAAAGCACATATTGTAACTTGTGGGACCCAAAAAAAGATTTAACCTCACACAATTTCAGAGTTATTATATCATAAAGTTTACCGTTCAGTAACTCCATAGGTTGTGCCGTCCAGCTGAGTTATTCTCAACTTAAAGAAGTGTTTAATAGAAGTTTTAAACATCTTAAAGGTTTGAGTGCTAATGAGTGCTGACTTCATGAGAAGGCCATAAAAAGGTAATTTGCATTACCAAAAGACTGTCATTCATATTTCCACAAATATCTACATATGATACTGTTTCCCTCAAACCCCATCAGCCTGTAATGTTAATGCCAAAAAGTAAGATGGcttgtataaaatatttttttataggCATTCCCAAACTTCAGTGACTTATTTCTAATATTCAGTCATGCTCACTGAGCcatctgcatttttaaaaaaacatatttcactctTAATTAATTGCAATCATTGGAATTAAAcgtgtaaatgtaattatggGCCCAGTGATCCTGAATGGGCAGGTTTCCCAACACTAATGTAGAACCTTAGGCCTCCTGTCAATCATGACCTGCCGGTCAGGTTAGTGGACAATGTGTTCAATGTCAGAAATTTCACTCATTGACCCCAGCAAATTAAGAGCGACAGCTGCATGCGTGCTCGCTGAGGGCCTCGCCGGGTGATAACGAGGACGAGCTATTTCAATGGGCTTTGCCGTGGGCTCTCTGGAAAGTGAGCTGGAGAAAGATTAATAACTCAATGTGATTTCCGCGCACAGCCGTGTGCCGCCGATGGCCAGCCTCGGGAGGCATTTAATGCTCTGACTTGGAACCGATACACGCTCCCAAGAATATAACTCCGTCCATATAAAGTCACTAAGACGTCTGAGTGACCCACATAAATCAAGAATGCTGACTAGAGCGTAACTAACACCCTGCCTGACCTCCTAATGGCCAAAGGGGGCATTCTTCAGCTTTACAAACAGCCCTGACCATTGACAATGGGCCATTCCAGGCTAAAGGTGGGATTTTTTTTACGGCataataaaagtacatttttacatacCTGATCTATTGGGGCCGATTTCAGCGGCTTCAAAGAGCTGCACTTTGCCTAAACTAACTCCGGCTTGGAAACTATACAGGCAATGATTTACACATTTGTTGTCCATTTATATTTgacttctttctttatttcattcattcttttgtCATCTGCTTATTCattctttaagagtgtacttcGAGAGCCGATGGTTAGCCCTAAGTCTTGTTTGTGAGTCTTTATGTAGGTAAACTTACCTTCCAGCTGGTCTGGAGTGAACTCCACCTGCAGAAAAACAGGGGAAACTTAATTAACCTCATCATTTCTTCAGACtaacttttttaaaagtaaaaaaactcaaacatgcGGTAATATATGTCTAATAATCTATTCAGCAACATATACACACGCATGCTTGTATGGCCATTAAATCCAAAAATAGGAGCGCGTTTTACTGTAAAATTGGAGTTGTTTTACAAAAATGAGTTGGATTCCTACATTAACTGTCAAATGCAACACAACAAATAACTTCATGTCAGAGTAACTTTGGAAACAGGCCGtgtatgaaaacacaaacatgtaagAAGTGTCATCAAGATGAAAATATCAAAATTTGGTTCATCAAATCTTCATTGATGCTCAAGCTGTTAGCTGAAGCCCTGGAAAATGTTGTGTTGACAAAGATGACCGAATTATCATTCATTATTTCACTCATAGAGATCAAAATAACGTGTTAATTAAGTGTTATTAAGTGTTATGGCACTTTTGAAGTGCCTGAAATAGAAAAAGGGGCATCAGTCACTCCTAAACACTTCTTAGAAGTGAGTCACGAGGAATATGTATGACTTGCTTCGAGAGAAGCGGAAAAGCTTAAGTCCCAGCGACGGAGGTAAGGCTACACCTCTGCATGTGCTTAATTTAGTTTCTTCTACGGTGGTAACCTGACCAAGGGAGGTCCATCTTTGGCTGTCTTAACCTTGCCCACATTTGGTTACATGCCGCACTGCAACGTGTCATCACTGCGATATCTTGGCCACTAAAAATCAGCAGCGGGGTCTGTGGACAGGCTTAGTTTGATGCAGAGCTGCTtaatccagcacagtttggtgattttcttcTCTAGCACACCTACTAAACTAAACACCTACTTAACACCTACTCAATCATTAGCCGCTGagttgaaccaggtgtgtttgagcagggcaATGACCAGACTAAGGCCCTCCCTGACCCAGGCTGGGACACCCCTGGATTAATGATTCTGATTAGTCACCAATTCGCTGGCAACCCCCACTGAACTATCCATGGTGCTGAGTTTTTCCTTGACTATATGTTCACCTTACATCTCTCACTTTACAAGCAGTgcttatatacatatactgcCATAAAAAATGAGCCTCGTAAACTCCAGGCTTGTATAGATGTGATGTTTAGGAATTTTATTTAATAGCAAATATGTCAGCTATGTAGTTAGGAGGATGTAGACTGGAGGTCTGGAACCACCTTAGAGTTTCTCTGAGTTTTAAGCCTTATAAAACAATTCATTGTGAATATACAGATTTTAAAACTACACTAGACTTACATTAACTTGTGTAACAGCTAATTTCCATGACTAGATCATTTTAACTCTGCCCATCCCTGCCCACCCTGCCTATCCCTGCCCACCCAGCCTATCCCTGCCCACCCATATGAAGCTGTAGCATGTAAAAGTCCACAATGAATTTGTTTTACCACCACAGTCACAAATCTATAGCTCCCATGCTGCTGTTTGAAGCAGTGTAAAAGCAGCATGTATTGTTACCTTGACTCCAGACAGGTCCACTGCTGCTGGTTTGGGTGGGGCCGCAGGCTCGGGTGCTGGGGCAGGTGCAGGCTCAGCCTTCTTGGCTGGCTCGGGCTTCTTTGCGTCCTTCTTGGGTGCCATTTTTAGCCAACGACCTGTGTGGGCTTCAGAGTGGACCGCAGCTTGGAGAACACTCAGCGCTTTCACTCCAAGGCAGAACGTTTATATATGCCCCTCTTTTACTCCATAGTGGATTTGACAGGGAG from the Pygocentrus nattereri isolate fPygNat1 chromosome 6, fPygNat1.pri, whole genome shotgun sequence genome contains:
- the myl1 gene encoding myosin light chain 1, skeletal muscle isoform, with the translated sequence MAPKKDAKKPEPAKKAEPAPAPAPEPAAPPKPAAVDLSGVKVEFTPDQLEDYKEAFGLFDRVGDNKVAYNQIADICRALGQNPTNKEVNLILGNPSPEEMANKRVEFEQFLPMLQYLVNKPNKGTFEDYVEGLRVFDKEGNGTVMGAELRIVLSTLGEKMSEAEVDAVMAGQEDENGCVNYEAFVKHILSV